A region of the Acanthopagrus latus isolate v.2019 chromosome 18, fAcaLat1.1, whole genome shotgun sequence genome:
CCTGATTACATATTCCGCTCTGTCACTCATCCAGACTGTGTATGATCAAAAACCCTTGAAAAGCCCCTCATAGAACTTGAGGAGAGATTAGTTTTCAAACCCCCAGCTAGAAGGAAGAATTGTCTTGCAACATGGCAACGAAATTGCTCTGAACAGTAGTTTATCAGACATTATTAATAAGTAATGTATTAATGTTAATGCATGGAATAAAAGAGACAatatttctggttctgctgtattgatttcaATCATTTGTTTGTAAACTGTTCACAATGTTAAAGGAGTGCAACAGTAGACCAGTTAACTGCTTTCTTATAACCTggtgcccacattacccacaatgccactgagtgactacatgcagcttcctctggagccacaaaagtgTTTATACTACAGTTTCCGCATGGCCAGCAGTACTTCataagacctgtaaacacacttcagtgtATACAATTGGAGGAGAAATACATACTTTTATGTATTTCAATAATacagtaatgaaaaaaatacaagctaTTAAAGTATTTTGTCATATATTACATCTATTTTTATGCCCTACAAATACTCAAACGTCtttaatatacatatttaaaatacaaTGCTGCACATCTCTGGTTACAGCTCTTATTAGAGCAGTATAAACAGAACCAATGCAATAGTAATATGTAAATTATTTTAGAAATGCATCACATCAATCATCAGTCAACTCATTGTTCTCTCTCAGGTGTTATGGCAGTGTGAGCACATTCAAATGACTCTGAACACAACTCCAGGCTTTGGGGAGGACCAATCCCTCTCAAACTGTAGCCACAATATGACCAGCTGGGATCAGAGCATGGATACGATGTACTTCTACTTCTACCTGCTGCTCTTCATCCCAGGGCTGCTGCTCAACACCACCGCTCTGTGGTTTCTCTGCAGTCATAtcaggtacacaaacacacacacatgcaagttaatcaaaaaacacaatctgGAGGTGGTTAACTGTTTTGCATGTTGCTCCACAGCAAGAAGACCAAGGCGGTGATCTTCATGATAAACCTTGCATTAGCGGACCTGGCCcacatcctctctctgcccCTCAGGATTTATTATTACAGCACACACTCTTGGCCATTTGGAAAAGGcgtctgtttgttctgcttctACCTTAAATATCTCAACATGTACGCCGCCATAGTGTTCCTGGTAAGCAGGCAGTTGACTGGAATATTGTGAAgacaataaaaatgacagtaaagcAATTTCTCATGAATTTGATAAGAGTCAAGTAGACAACTTTGGAAATAACAGGAAGTAATCCCAGTCATGCCTGACTCCCTTTTCCTCAGCACCTTGTTTCAAATGCATTGCCATGTATCTGGTTTATTGTTGAGCACCGTAGAGAGGAATTTTTTTTGGAGGCCAACCTGaaagttagcatcgccctggttgTCTGGACAAAAAGCCAGCGGGATTTTTCCGTTTAGGACTCTTGCAGAATTTGTGAGCTCtttggcaaacacaagtttatgacaCTTACTCATTTTATTCAGCAAGACAAGCTTCACAagtaaaaaacacttttatgatttttgaagATGCAATCGCCAGAATTTAAAAGCCAACATCAGGCAATAGACAAAGTACAACACTGTCACATGACTTCAACATCACAACCACTAAGATTCCTACTACACTCAGTTTGGACAGTTTGACTGGGAACAGTTTGCAAGTCAGTATTTGATGTTTAAGTCCTTGAAAAACGTGCTGGCAACCAAACTGTAAAAGCTTCAGAGTCTCAAGTGGGTAATTTCATTACATATTTCATATCATGGagcaaaactgaaaaatctCTTAAGTTTGTGTCAACCACAGACCTGATTTCACACATCTGACATCATTCCTCTATTGTccccatttttttcctgtttccaggTGTGTATCAGTGTCCAGAGGTGTGTCTTCCTGCTTGATCCGTTTGCCGCTAGACGTTGGAGGCGGCGCTATGACTTGTTGATCAGTATCATAGTGTGGGTGGTGGTCGGCCTGGGCTGCTCACCTTTCATTCTGAtgcggagcagcagcagcagcagcagcagcagcagcagcagcagcagcaacaccaccaccaccaccaccgccaatGCCAGCACCGGCTGTTTTAAGGACCTGCCCATGCGTCGTCTGCCCGTCTCTCTGGCGGTCACCATGATGGGTCTCGCTGAGCTGTTTGGCTTTGTGATTCCTTTGGCTTGCATCAGTTATAGCTCTATCCGCATCACTCAGTCCCTCAACCAAAAACAGACCCAGGATCGGCAGAACTCAACTGCATTAAACCCCTCGGCACGCAGCCGGCTCCAGTCAGTCACCTCCAACGGTCAGACTGATCACGAAACCTACATGAGCGGTGAGAAGCGGCGCGCCCTGCGGATGGTGCTGAGCTGCTTTGCCCTCTTCTTGTTCTGCTTTGCCCCCTACCACCTCAACTTCCTGCTTTACCTGATGGTGTCGCAGGGCATTGTGTCCCACTGTCCCACAAGTCTGGCTGTGCGGAAGTTCCACCCAGTGTCTCTGTGCCTGGCAAGCTTAAGCTGCTGCCTCAACCCCCTCCTCTATTACTTTCTAACTTCTGATTTCAGACTGCGCCTCAACAAGCgcacctcctccttcactgcctCGCTCCTTTCTTCCCCGATCAGCTCCCCGATCCAGCGTCCTGCACAGCACAGGATGACGAGCATGGAGAGTAGCTGCTCGATTATAGATTAGCATTATccagatgtttttattaatttagcCTCATGGAGCGACACAGCTTAACGTGACAAACAGATGTGTCTTCATGATGAATTCTGTTGGACTTGATGACAGTGGCGATTCTAGACCGGTCTTAATAGGGGGGCCAGGTTGGGGCCAGCTTTTTTGTTAGGGGGCACATACAACCCggaaataaagacaaatccctcattcagacaaaacagtgtttacaatttCGACAATTCTTATTGGGgagtaaactgctgagacactttatttccgcctttcctctctgtgcatAATCATTGtaagaaatctgtcattgtattattgatgcagactcccTGTCGGGGGGGCCACAGGGGGGTCCAGACTCAGAGTTACAggggcactggcccctgttgCCCCCCCAGAACCGCCCCTGCttgatgagatgagatgatttCACATGTCGCAGCTGCCTGAATACAAACTGACCCAAAGAGCTTTGACCCTGATGTGAGGAACCTCCCAGAGGATACGAGTTCAGAACAAACAGCTCTTCAATCTGCAGCTAAAATGATGTCCGTGTCAGCACCCCATATCAATGTGAATATCATCATAGTTGCAACACAGTACCCAGAATAACTGTTGGCAaagtttgtttctgcaaacccaCAGATAAAttgaaacttttcatttctttatggtCCAATGTCCTGTGCTTAGGTTAAAGTACAAAAACCCATTAGGGTAagtgtaaggaaaaaaaaaaaaaaaaactgctctggatgccacaaacatggctggaaatgtccagaGGTCTCataacaaacagacagttgtTGTCACAAAGGCAGCCGGAGATGGCCTGACTTTctgtgaaaatattgttttattgtcgccaacaacatggctgctgacAGGCTTACAGATGCTAAAACACTGTGGCCCCTCCTCAGAAATATCCAGCGTTTCAACACTTACAAATCCAAAACAGCACTCTGCTTACCAGCATTGATGGGATGggatggggtttttttggttagtttttttttttttaaccgaaTTACAATTTACTATTTGCACTATTTAACTGGTTTCCACATATACAAACTTTAGCTATATTCTAATACAGCTCTGAACTTTTGTCAAGTTTGGGCAGTTTCAGCTCAGACTGGGCTTCTCTTTATCAGTCCTATCTAGCAACCCTGCTTGCCAGCCTCGTCATCTGTACCTCTTAGCACCCCACCCTCCACTTCAcacattttgtacaaatgtcacATAGTCCATGACACATACATATGggtgtatctgtggtttgctgaaacGTTAAATAAAagagcactatgtagtttagGGAAGGacgttttaatcagaagaaaaatATCCTTAACAATTTAtgtctattttgtttttatgactgaacaaactgaaaaaactgaccttaaagaacaacacaatttcatactgtttcacttgttaatatgtggcggaccctgccacctttctagattcaaacagtgttctggggaccttttaTTCCTCTaagatcagcttgtttattcaaaaatgaaaaataaataactcaaagtttgtattattacctcaatgatatcataaatataaaaattctgagtttaaatttcttctccaaaactacatagtgcccttttGAAGCAAACTTTTTATCCTGGGGACCGAGCTGACAGTTGCCCTGCGTGTAGTTTAAACTTTAGTAAAAATGCTACAATTTCAAATAAGCTATGTGaaactgcatgtaaacacatgtgaatgtactgtaaataaaagCAGGTCTGTGCTTTTTTGTCTCACCTGGTGCTatgatgtttacattttgtgtcTGATCTGCCTTCAAAGTGAGGTTTCCTCTGTGCAACAGAAATACGAAAACAGGTGCCATCTCTTTTTCTGCCATACTTCCTCTCACAATGCAAAGTGGTGAagacagttggcagcagttgcagcagctctgaaaacCAGTAACTGCCAGGCTCTGAGGTCGGCATTCAAACTGACAGCCACCCCGCTcacccacccacctcctcctgcatctGCTGAACGCCCGAGTCTGAGCCAACTGTGTGGCCGCTCTCGCCACCTGGCAGATGTACGCAGCCCACCTTCACAAGAGCTGACTCACCCGCCAGATATCCATCCACTTCTTTATTCATAACTATTTTTGCTGTAGTGCAGCCTCAGATTTTGCCAGTTTAGCAACTGAAACCATCATATTGTGAATTgtataaaagaaagaaaccaaaagctgttttgaaaaaaaaagaaaaaaaaaaaaaaaaggcccaagTGGCGTTTCTGTGTCTGCTTTTAGTACTGACTTTCgctcttgaaatgttttcatctgtcacCCAAAGAGCAAACTTTGCACTGATACCTCATCGTCCAGAGGGAAAAAGTAGCCTTAATAGCAGAAGTCAGTCTCAAAATTCTTGTTAAACCACACCCCCCACTTTCACAGGAAGTCCTGGGTCTGCTAAAACTCCCAgcacaacagagacacagaggaagagtgagtgagagacagaaatgaaaagacaggTGGAGACATAAACAGGATATAcgagaggaaagagacaaaagaatctgtggacaaaaaagtgataaaaaaaaaagagcgaatAATAGAATAAGAGCGAGGGTGGGGCAGAGAACGTGAGTAGAAGTAgagggtggaggaaggaggggggaggaggcaAGAGGGAGGGTGATGGCATGTGTGTTGGCTGATGCTTCACCGTTCTGCCTTTCGATGCGACGCAGCAGCTTCAAGTCTGAAGACAGAGGTGAGATATCGATTTCCAATTGTTCAGACTCTCTAAACAAACCGGTGAGTTCTGTGTGAGCGGCTGTAACAGCTGGGTGCTTTCTGTGTGGAGTCACAACCTCATGGGGGATTCCGTATGTTTCTCTCCAATGTGAGGAATGTCCGTTATGTGCGAGTGAGTGTCCTTCGGGCCAGCGTCTGGCCATGGCGgtggacggtgtgtgtgtgtgtgtgtgaggatggggatcatgacatgttttgtgtgatGAAACAGCACACGTGGAGGGACCTGGGTGCTCCCCACCAACACGTCAGGAGCTGATACATGAGGCCAGGTGTCGTGTCTGAGTGGAAAAGCTGTTACACGCCAACAGCCCACAGAGAGATGAATCACTGAGGATGaaattgtgtgtttccattGGCAAGATCAGGAGGACTGAACGCTGCTGAATGTAGGGgtgcagctctttttttttgttttttttgaaacagAAGCCTCACAAAGCTCTTCTGAATCTCGATAAGTCAACATGATCCAAAGACGTACAGCGCGGCGGCTTGTAGCTACTGGACATCACACATGGGCTGTCCTTGATCGCTCGTCAGCGTTACACATTACTGTAACTACAACCGTTAGCCACAActaggaaatgaaagaaaagtgagtGGTCATTGTGAATAAGTCCTCCAAGGCCGTGAAGACGCTTTCCAACGGAGGCATGTTGTACGTGCAAAGTGAGGGCGATGACAGACAAGTCACACTGAAACAGTCGCTCatgggtcaaaggtcagtgaaGCTAAAAGGAAGACTGGAACTGAGGGTCCACTGGGAGATCCGTCTGAGTGCTGTGGGATAAAGTGGGATAAAAGGCAGTCGGAGCAGAGGCCGGGGTGCTGTGGAGGAGTTTATGTCTCTGAAAGCAGATCCCCTTCgttatttattgaaaaatctTCCGCCAATTAGTGTCGTCTCTGGgaagcagtggtggaaagtacgGTACTTTACTGTACAATCATCAGGTGCTTGACCTGagtatttgtattgtttttactACTTTATGCTTCTATCACACCACATTTCACAGGGAAGTGTTGTGATgcttactccactacatttacgtgacagctttagttactattTACttgaaatgtgtcattaaaaGACGTTTAAGTTTAGCTGTACAGTTCTGTGGTTCATCAATCACTGGAGTCTCTGTCAACGTGACAAACAGGCAGATCTGCATTATATCTGCTTCTCTCCTCCATGAAACATATTGATCCTGACTGCGCTGCATCATTATTGCACCTTCCTGCTTTATTTACAAAAGCTGCCACAGTGCTCTGAATGTATAATGTATGGTAAATGTATAAAAAGGCCAATGACAGTGTTTCTCAAAGTTTAGAAAGTTGCTCCTAACTCAACAATTCACCAAACAGGGCGATTTATAAGGGAGTCTCTTTTCATCTCGTCAAATACAAATGTTCTCAAATTGTTAATTAAATCCACACAAAACACGTCAATGTTGCAAACTATTTATTGGGATGCCTTTATACACTGACCGCTCAGCACCCTGGTATGTGACTTCCTGCATCCCTGGTAATGTATCTATTTGTGggtattcttttttaaaaactgttagGGGACGTTGGTGAAACAAACTAAACTTTGTTGTAGTGCTCTACCGCAGCACGACACTGCAGAGCAGCtactttcctcaggctgtgaggcCTCCAATGATTTCGCAGCACTCTGCCATAGAAAATACTTTTAATGTCATGATTTACCCAGTCTAGATCTCATTCTCTCATGTAGGTCATATGGAAGCATCAGAGCTCAATTTAAACCGTTTGACAACCAGTTAAAAATAGTTAAATTGAAACTCTCGCCAgaaagcaaccaaggctttatttgtgaatgtacatgagtcaaacctttgtgcaAATGCttaattacgacgaaagaggcactttcaagatttactgtagtttcgtttttgggcaagctaattacgctcaaaatcgctatttttaaaacactaagaaggctcaacacaacatgaaactttgctcgtagtatcaccagggtctctacacatgaacgcCGTTCacggcagacaaaaagtgtcgatccctgagtgcgacctaacaggcaggagagtaatggtggaccgctcctcaagcgTGCCTGTTAGGCCTGTTTAGATGTCTCACTGTTCCAAACActgacttttactttgaaagtacTTAATACTGATAATACTTTAAggtacatttatttgtcattttacaaccaCAGggttgtgaaaaaaacaaagctgaagtCCCTCTATCCTTCTCtcaagaagctgctctgtagtctggtggtgcgGTAGCAgacacttctgtatcttttgccaggtggcggcagggtgaacagactgcgGCTGGGTGGGTTTGTCTGCTAGTAacctttgggctctgtgcagactgCACTTTTACCAATGAAAAGATTTTGAATATGGGACTTTTACctgtaacagttttttttaaagatatttttagaTTGGTGTGCCGGCTCTTTAACTTACGTATAGGATCTGTTCACTAGCTGTACCCCTGCTGAGAAGCTGAGAAAACCTCCCCAAAAACGACAAGGGAAGCAGATGTTAAGCAGCTGCGCATCATTAGGCttatttgtcagatttttcccTGCTGCTTGACAAACTCTGCTAAGTAATGATGTCCTCAATTCTTAAAATGCAACAGTAACTTCTGGGTGATAAccagagactgagagacagtAAATGCCTTTCAGTCTCTGGACATGACAGTCTTCAAGGATCTCGGAAATGTCtcaaaaagcagcaacatgtttcCACTGTTCTATAATCACAGTCAAGTGGAATCAGATAATAAAAGAGACAGTTTACACGAGCTGAAACAATCAGAAAGGAAACATACAGAACCAGTGCACTCCCACTTAAGGTAACAGCAGTGGGTGATTTCACACCTACAGGCTGAAAGTTAAGCTCTCGACATGACTGTGTATTTCCATTAGTGATGTTAACAACAGCTGAAGTTCATTaggcttcaaaataaaaaaaaagaaaaaagtttaagAATCTCATCGATGTTTCAATTTCAAATGTGTGAAGAATCATAATGAGCTTCGGCACTTTTGTCACAATCGGACTTGTAAACCACACGTTCGGGTCTGACTTTACAGTAACCACGCTAGTTTCACTGGTGCCTCGCTTTGAGCTGTCACACCACCCTGCTGCCGGCTACCCTGCAGGTGGAGATGCTATGTGGGAGACTGTTGCATCGACTTCTCTGTGGGTTTTGCATATTTACTGTAATTGCAGCAGCACTAGCTCCGATTGCACACATTTGATCTATCATATTATGCaatgtttaaaaacatgtacAACACGCTCGAGTggttcacgtgtgtgtgtgtgtgtgtgtgagtgtttgcatATATGGCTGAGTGTTGTACAAAGTGAGGTGTGTCTGAGCGAGAAAGCCTGTCTTTCATAACCTGTGTATCTGCCCATCATGCAAATCATGCTGCCACCAGAAGCCAATTTATTGTGGCATAAACACATATCTTCCTGTTTTCTACAGATACCTGCTTTCATCTATCCAAGCATGCACTGGGATCGGGACTGACTGCAGTCTGAAACATCCAACGGGACACAGGCTTTAACTTCACCAAATGAAGCATGAACTCCTCCTCGCCATAACAGACAGCATGGATGCTCAAACACGTCCATCACCAGACTAGAGGCAGCTTTCCTGATACAAGCTTCCTGTTGGCTCACAAGGCAGCTTGTGTTAACGGTAAACAGGCTTAAGATGAGCACTACTAACCACAGCTGTCAAGTCAGCGAAGATCTGCGCATATACCAGCACCAGGTGTACGCTGTGGTGTACAGTGTGATCTTAGCACCAGGGCTGCTGGGTAATGTGTTGGCACTCTGGGTGTTCAGGGCTTATGTGAGAGAAACCAAGAAGGCTGTGGTGTTCATGATGAACCTGGCTGTGGCCGACCTGCTGCAGGTAAAGTAGTTCCCTCCATGTCTTTGATTCTTTATATCTAATTTATTTGTAACTTTCACATCTATTTACCATTTAACTAAAGATAATGTTTTGTCATTGATGTTTCCTGTTTAGGTTGCTATTTGATTGCTGTAGCTAACACTGTcaatgctagctagctaatgatgctaatgctagctaacattaacgtTTCTAAACTAGCTATCTAACATTAATCTTGCCAATGCTAGCTAAGGTTAACATTGCAAACACTAGCTAGCTGATGTTAGGAAAGTACAGCATGCTGGGCCCATACTACAGAACTTGTTTGTTGTCATATAATCTCATTTTCTGCACGGTGGGACCTTAAATATAAAGACGAAATATGTAAGAAGTGGCCATTTCTCATATTTATACTCCAAAacaaca
Encoded here:
- the p2ry10 gene encoding putative P2Y purinoceptor 10, with amino-acid sequence MTLNTTPGFGEDQSLSNCSHNMTSWDQSMDTMYFYFYLLLFIPGLLLNTTALWFLCSHISKKTKAVIFMINLALADLAHILSLPLRIYYYSTHSWPFGKGVCLFCFYLKYLNMYAAIVFLVCISVQRCVFLLDPFAARRWRRRYDLLISIIVWVVVGLGCSPFILMRSSSSSSSSSSSSSSNTTTTTTANASTGCFKDLPMRRLPVSLAVTMMGLAELFGFVIPLACISYSSIRITQSLNQKQTQDRQNSTALNPSARSRLQSVTSNGQTDHETYMSGEKRRALRMVLSCFALFLFCFAPYHLNFLLYLMVSQGIVSHCPTSLAVRKFHPVSLCLASLSCCLNPLLYYFLTSDFRLRLNKRTSSFTASLLSSPISSPIQRPAQHRMTSMESSCSIID